The genomic window GGTTGTTGATGTGCCTATTTTCCGCCAAAATACGGAAGGCTTATACGGTGGCGTTGAATGGAGCAATCCGCCTGCACAGGTTTACGATGCTTTAATGACACATCCAAAATTCAAGAAAAATTTTGGTGAAGTTCCTGTTGATGAATTATCTGTTTCAACAAGAATATTTACAAAAAAAGCAACAGAACGTATTTTAAGAGCTGCTTTTGATTATGCAAAAAAATATAATTACAAATCGGTAACTGTTTGCGAAAAACCAAATGTTATTCGTGAAACATCAGGAATGATGTATAAAATGGCTCAGCAAATACAAAAATCTGATTTTCCGGAAATTGAATTATGGAATACAAACATAGATGCCCAAATGATGTGGTTGACAAAAAATCCTGAAACTTATGGAGTTATTGTAGCCGGAAATATGTTTGGAGATATTGTATCTGATGGATTTGCAGGCTTAATTGGTGGTCTCGGTTTTGCTTGTAGTGCACAAATCAATCCTGAATCAGGAATTGGTGTATTTGAGCCAACTCATGGTTCTGCCCCAAAATATGCAGATTATGATGTTTCAATCGTGAATCCGATTGCAATGATAGAATCGGCATGTATGATGCTTGATCATATTAGTGAAGACGAAATTGCCGCAAAAATTCGTAAATCAATAGCTAAGGTTATAGCAGATGGAAAAGTAAAAACCTACGATATGATGAAATTTTCAGGTCGTCCTGATGTTATTGAAAATGGTGCTGCTTCTACTCAAGAAATGGCCGATGCGGTAATTGCTAATTTATAAAAT from Bacteroidota bacterium includes these protein-coding regions:
- a CDS encoding isocitrate/isopropylmalate dehydrogenase family protein, yielding MTKRTIVAMPGDGIGKVVLEETIRVLEAAGFDANYVVGDIGWEFWCTEGNPLPERTIKLLEEHKIGLFGAITSKPKDEAFNELSPELQEKGLVYASPIVGLRQHFGLDICLRPCRSYKGNPLNFIRRGANDNIEEPVVDVPIFRQNTEGLYGGVEWSNPPAQVYDALMTHPKFKKNFGEVPVDELSVSTRIFTKKATERILRAAFDYAKKYNYKSVTVCEKPNVIRETSGMMYKMAQQIQKSDFPEIELWNTNIDAQMMWLTKNPETYGVIVAGNMFGDIVSDGFAGLIGGLGFACSAQINPESGIGVFEPTHGSAPKYADYDVSIVNPIAMIESACMMLDHISEDEIAAKIRKSIAKVIADGKVKTYDMMKFSGRPDVIENGAASTQEMADAVIANL